From the Oleiharenicola lentus genome, one window contains:
- a CDS encoding alginate lyase family protein, with product MDHGALPAPHRTFGLLLLALVAARLPAAEPWLVTSAELADLAKNAPAALTVPITTVVDGESLPGGDPHDYISYARYYWPDPAKPDGLPFVQRDGEHNRDQVAKGDRSRINTFAHAVTRLAAAWHLHRDEAAARRAGEWLRAWYLDPATRMNPNLDYAQVRLGHKSNRGNPAGVLDTRDFAGVIDALRLLEDSPALSADEHAALRAWFARYLDWLLKAPNAVAERAAKNNHATWYYAHAIPVARYAGRDEVARELSAEARDRIAEHIRPDGSQPEEIRRVDGLGYSRFNLEAYAATARAARGLGFDLWNYTAPNGASLRQALEFLRPYNAAPEKWPTSQKEKLEPGFLDDLLAEAATAKP from the coding sequence TTGGATCACGGCGCCCTTCCCGCACCTCACCGCACCTTCGGTCTGCTTCTGCTCGCGCTTGTCGCCGCCCGCCTCCCCGCCGCGGAGCCCTGGCTGGTCACCTCCGCTGAACTCGCCGACCTGGCAAAAAACGCGCCCGCCGCGCTCACGGTGCCGATCACCACGGTCGTGGATGGCGAGTCCCTGCCCGGCGGCGACCCGCACGACTACATCAGCTACGCCCGCTATTATTGGCCGGACCCGGCAAAGCCCGACGGCCTGCCCTTCGTCCAACGCGACGGCGAGCACAACCGCGACCAGGTCGCCAAGGGCGACCGCTCGCGCATCAACACCTTCGCCCATGCCGTCACGCGCCTCGCCGCCGCGTGGCATCTGCATCGCGACGAAGCCGCCGCGCGCCGCGCGGGGGAGTGGCTGCGCGCCTGGTATCTCGACCCGGCCACGCGCATGAACCCGAACCTCGACTACGCGCAGGTGCGCCTCGGCCACAAAAGCAACCGCGGCAACCCCGCCGGCGTGCTCGACACCCGCGACTTTGCCGGGGTCATCGACGCCCTGCGCCTGCTCGAGGACTCCCCCGCCCTGAGTGCCGACGAACACGCCGCCCTCCGCGCGTGGTTCGCCCGTTACCTCGACTGGCTGCTCAAGGCGCCCAACGCCGTCGCCGAGCGCGCAGCCAAGAACAACCACGCGACCTGGTATTACGCCCACGCGATTCCGGTCGCCCGTTACGCCGGCCGCGACGAGGTTGCCCGCGAACTCAGTGCCGAGGCCCGCGACCGCATCGCGGAGCACATCCGCCCCGACGGCAGCCAGCCCGAGGAAATCCGTCGCGTGGACGGCCTCGGTTACAGCCGCTTCAACCTCGAAGCCTACGCCGCCACCGCCCGGGCCGCCCGCGGGCTGGGTTTCGACCTTTGGAACTACACCGCCCCCAACGGCGCGAGCCTGCGCCAAGCGTTGGAATTCCTCCGCCCCTACAACGCCGCCCCCGAAAAGTGGCCCACCTCACAGAAGGAGAAACTCGAACCCGGCTTCCTCGACGACCTCCTCGCCGAAGCCGCAACAGCCAAACCCTGA
- a CDS encoding alpha/beta hydrolase yields MLLRSLLLVLSLTISLAAQPADEADGPLKVETPLTLPGAETFIYSDLPPEPMRLHVFKPKDWSAADQRPAWIHFFGGGFLNGTPLQSAGYGRNAAKLGLVGIAVDYRVKNRHGTDASACVADARAALHWVQTHAAELGIDPARVIVSGSSAGGHLALWTGITASPWGSDPAKAPLHKPAALILLSAASDTSEVTGQRANRFAGHGADLSPAQHLDAKMPPTLLFHGDADPTVPYKYSVALLEKLRATGNDSELVTLPGGAHNLNTPEQRATISARSKAFLERLKLLP; encoded by the coding sequence ATGCTCCTGCGTTCTCTGCTCCTCGTTCTCTCTCTCACGATTTCGCTCGCCGCCCAGCCGGCTGACGAGGCCGATGGTCCGCTGAAGGTCGAGACTCCGCTCACTCTGCCGGGTGCCGAGACCTTCATCTACAGCGACCTGCCGCCCGAGCCAATGCGGCTGCATGTATTCAAACCGAAGGATTGGTCCGCCGCAGACCAGCGTCCCGCGTGGATTCATTTCTTCGGCGGCGGCTTCCTCAACGGCACGCCGCTGCAATCCGCCGGCTACGGCCGCAACGCCGCCAAGCTCGGCCTCGTCGGCATCGCCGTGGACTACCGCGTGAAGAACCGCCACGGCACCGACGCCTCGGCCTGCGTCGCCGACGCCCGCGCCGCGCTCCACTGGGTGCAGACCCACGCCGCTGAACTCGGCATTGATCCCGCGCGCGTCATCGTCAGCGGATCCTCCGCCGGCGGCCACCTCGCCCTCTGGACCGGCATCACGGCGTCGCCCTGGGGGAGCGACCCGGCCAAAGCGCCCCTGCACAAACCCGCCGCGCTCATCCTCCTCAGCGCCGCCAGCGACACCTCCGAAGTAACCGGCCAGCGCGCCAACCGCTTCGCCGGCCACGGCGCCGACCTGTCCCCGGCCCAGCACCTCGACGCCAAAATGCCGCCGACCCTGCTCTTCCACGGCGACGCCGACCCCACCGTGCCCTACAAGTATTCCGTCGCGCTCCTCGAGAAGCTACGCGCCACCGGCAACGACAGCGAACTCGTCACCCTCCCCGGCGGCGCCCACAACCTGAACACCCCAGAGCAACGCGCCACCATCTCCGCGCGGTCGAAGGCGTTTTTGGAGCGACTAAAGCTGCTACCTTAA
- a CDS encoding heparinase II/III domain-containing protein encodes MRSARHLAFSWGLWAVYALWGLYAQAAIDSAAVVPATAPRTGIIAGQHEAFRAYCTTGEGAAAFAKLKADLDRDWLAWPLPADPVTYGDPTPSKRDTDKTTRWRAVQDLCGRATGVAEAATLCWIVTGEERYLAKAKELLLGLSGWRFAPDWKSGDVPGATDIYYNDEAHFRLWRKLPLIYDQLRAQLTAEEKQRILAHFRERGTRSARWIEEEGSISQITRTSIAADLSSHPVRFMPMTGLAGLALWDDLPEARAWWAYAYKFYRDQFPPFGGDDGGWAEGNAYWRGTFEHAAFQDALLAIGDPSAYADPFWRNSPLFALYNVQPYLHTTFGDASNAGRFNLEPVVADYMEHLARVQQNGFLRSYAALCTDQRTRPVEKGLAGLNRTYPVAAEFLVRNFLASGRPMPAARPLSDLPPQRHFADVGWVSLHSALGAPAEDIHVTFKASPFGSFSHSHADQLAFILNAYGENLAINSAYREFHNSPHHREWTRQTISKNALLIDGLGQKAQSKAATGQITRFEVGDRYVLATGDATKAYATLQPKGRVKRVTRDLVFIDKHYVVLRDRVELTTPGKLSWLLHSTKTIGWLGDDRALLEGDLGRAALQVKLIAPGVTWQAQVKDHFPVPVDARYVSGEVGGDYVTGQWKDHSHLTVESATPAASFTVYAVLFPHRTVTPDGAAVRLAFVDATLTPDGELAITHAGTSIRLKLTDDSIQVR; translated from the coding sequence ATGCGCTCAGCCCGTCACCTTGCTTTTTCATGGGGCCTGTGGGCCGTATACGCCCTATGGGGCCTATATGCCCAGGCCGCTATCGATTCCGCCGCGGTCGTCCCGGCGACCGCCCCGCGCACCGGGATCATCGCCGGCCAGCACGAGGCGTTCCGCGCCTACTGCACCACCGGCGAGGGCGCGGCGGCCTTTGCCAAGCTTAAGGCCGACCTCGACCGCGACTGGCTGGCCTGGCCGCTGCCGGCCGATCCCGTCACCTACGGCGACCCCACGCCGTCCAAGCGCGACACCGACAAGACCACCCGCTGGCGCGCCGTGCAGGACCTTTGTGGCCGCGCCACCGGCGTCGCCGAGGCTGCTACGCTCTGCTGGATCGTGACCGGGGAGGAGCGTTACCTCGCCAAGGCGAAGGAACTGCTCCTCGGCCTCTCCGGCTGGCGCTTCGCCCCCGACTGGAAGTCCGGCGACGTCCCCGGCGCCACCGACATCTACTACAACGACGAGGCCCACTTCCGTCTCTGGCGCAAACTCCCGCTGATTTACGACCAGCTGCGCGCGCAGCTCACAGCTGAGGAAAAGCAGCGCATCCTCGCGCACTTCCGCGAGCGCGGCACCCGCTCCGCGCGGTGGATCGAGGAGGAAGGCAGCATCTCGCAGATCACGCGCACCTCCATCGCCGCCGACCTGTCGTCACACCCGGTGCGCTTCATGCCGATGACCGGGCTGGCGGGACTGGCGCTCTGGGACGACCTGCCCGAGGCGCGCGCGTGGTGGGCCTACGCTTATAAGTTCTACCGCGACCAGTTCCCTCCCTTCGGCGGCGACGACGGCGGCTGGGCCGAGGGCAACGCCTACTGGCGCGGCACCTTCGAGCATGCCGCTTTTCAGGACGCCTTGCTCGCCATTGGCGATCCCTCCGCCTACGCGGACCCGTTCTGGAGAAACTCGCCGCTCTTCGCGCTCTACAACGTCCAGCCCTACCTGCACACGACCTTCGGCGACGCGTCCAACGCCGGTCGCTTCAACCTCGAACCCGTCGTCGCCGACTACATGGAACACCTCGCCCGCGTGCAGCAGAACGGTTTCCTCCGCAGTTACGCCGCGCTCTGCACCGACCAGCGCACACGCCCGGTGGAAAAGGGTCTCGCCGGCCTCAACCGCACCTACCCGGTCGCCGCGGAGTTTCTCGTGCGCAACTTCCTCGCCTCGGGGCGGCCCATGCCGGCCGCGCGGCCGCTCAGCGACTTGCCGCCGCAGCGCCACTTCGCCGACGTGGGCTGGGTGTCGCTGCACAGCGCGCTCGGTGCGCCGGCCGAGGATATCCACGTCACGTTCAAGGCGTCGCCCTTCGGCTCTTTCAGCCACAGCCACGCCGACCAGCTGGCCTTCATCCTGAACGCCTACGGCGAAAACCTCGCGATCAACTCCGCCTACCGCGAGTTCCACAACTCCCCGCACCACCGCGAGTGGACGCGTCAGACGATTTCGAAAAACGCGCTGCTCATCGACGGCCTCGGCCAGAAGGCCCAGAGCAAGGCCGCGACGGGACAGATCACGCGCTTCGAGGTTGGCGACCGCTACGTGCTCGCCACCGGCGACGCCACCAAGGCCTACGCCACGCTCCAACCCAAGGGCCGCGTCAAACGCGTGACCCGCGACCTCGTGTTCATTGATAAGCATTACGTGGTCCTGCGCGACCGCGTGGAGCTCACGACGCCGGGCAAGCTCTCGTGGTTGCTGCACTCCACCAAGACCATTGGCTGGCTCGGCGACGACCGCGCCCTCCTCGAGGGCGACCTCGGCCGTGCCGCGCTGCAGGTGAAACTCATCGCCCCCGGCGTGACCTGGCAGGCGCAGGTTAAGGATCACTTCCCCGTGCCTGTTGACGCCCGCTACGTGAGCGGCGAAGTGGGCGGCGACTATGTTACCGGCCAGTGGAAAGATCACTCCCACCTCACCGTCGAAAGCGCGACGCCCGCCGCGTCGTTCACGGTGTATGCGGTGCTCTTCCCCCACCGCACCGTCACCCCGGACGGCGCCGCCGTGCGCCTGGCCTTCGTGGACGCCACCCTCACGCCCGACGGCGAACTCGCCATCACCCACGCCGGCACCTCGATCCGCCTGAAACTCACCGATGATTCGATCCAAGTTCGCTGA
- a CDS encoding TonB-dependent siderophore receptor encodes MKTSPCLTARRALAALTVGLAASVAPAQTASTADTPAPADDKVVVLDTFQVTTTRDRGYLAGNSVSATRIDTPIKDLPFSISAFTEQFIEDIGALELLDVVNFAPGVTSGAKEFTQGNNRYSIRGFDGDVTPQRNGFVGNRYVDSGNIARVEVVKGPASLLYGQITPGGTVNYITKRATDRNFVKIKTQVGTDDFFRTDLDVNRTFADGKVSARFIGAYENLLAWADPSGGDAHLLAGSIVIKPVDAVSLTIDLESYTKNQTPLIGMKPNLQVAGFNSATAANYPVLTDRARAQAYIDAGNLNLGFLGFAPLPADFNYPSNNDYRISWFDSANAELNVRLGDNWRARANVGWSKFRISNKLTGLAEFTVTPAAGYLATAGKNRFTFRDELAADPRAVLTDPSKTASALLTRRKRLEQSMGDSRAYQAEVTGLIEAGSVKFRPLFGAYLNKIGSGSFRRETATTPPSTTPNSATTGLQHFQPWNYNDPSTWDRTSDYDLALIPNINSFNDAEGEESAYYALLNTSLLEDRLILVGGARYNKTWTVNTNYLRTVVPPLGDPVVGDKFEASETTPQFGAGFKVRRDLLLFASYSESFFIEDRSLTAWNPAYNPALPTSSTNAVTVTTPAKPTTGSGYEFGLKTDFLEGRVSSTLSWFHLERKDRVLRFRQTAPDGSFPTLTSQGTVDQSEGFEFEVTWSPRNNWQIFATLSLMDIKTIKAEFAANPVYSGSTDAAAQAAYLAAYNEAKGLILNAVPEGSAETLATLWTRYTFTDGPLKNVWLGGGFVHTGDKAQRTANPTLFLEADTIFDATIGYDWKAAGASWSATLAWKNIADTEYFNANQSRGNPGRVMLSLSSKF; translated from the coding sequence ATGAAAACCTCCCCCTGCCTGACCGCGCGGCGTGCCCTGGCCGCCCTGACCGTGGGCCTCGCGGCCTCCGTGGCCCCTGCCCAGACCGCCTCCACCGCCGACACCCCGGCGCCGGCCGACGACAAGGTCGTCGTGCTCGACACCTTCCAGGTGACCACGACCCGCGACCGCGGTTACCTCGCCGGCAACTCCGTGTCGGCCACCCGCATCGACACGCCGATCAAGGACCTGCCGTTCTCGATCAGCGCCTTCACCGAGCAGTTCATCGAGGACATCGGCGCCCTCGAGCTGCTCGACGTCGTCAACTTCGCCCCCGGTGTGACCAGCGGTGCCAAGGAGTTCACGCAGGGCAACAACCGCTACTCGATCCGCGGCTTCGACGGCGACGTCACGCCACAGCGCAACGGTTTCGTTGGCAACCGCTACGTGGACAGCGGCAACATCGCCCGCGTCGAGGTCGTCAAGGGCCCGGCGTCGCTCCTCTACGGGCAGATCACGCCCGGCGGCACCGTGAACTACATCACCAAGCGCGCAACCGACCGGAACTTCGTGAAGATCAAGACGCAGGTCGGCACCGACGACTTCTTCCGCACCGACCTCGACGTGAACCGCACCTTCGCGGACGGCAAGGTCAGCGCCCGTTTCATCGGCGCCTACGAAAACCTCCTCGCTTGGGCCGACCCCAGCGGCGGCGACGCCCACCTGCTCGCCGGCAGCATCGTGATCAAGCCGGTCGATGCGGTCTCGCTCACGATCGACCTCGAGAGTTACACGAAGAACCAGACCCCGCTCATCGGCATGAAGCCGAACCTTCAGGTCGCGGGCTTCAACTCCGCCACGGCGGCGAATTACCCCGTCCTGACCGATCGCGCCCGGGCCCAGGCCTATATCGACGCCGGCAATCTCAACCTCGGCTTCCTCGGCTTCGCCCCGCTGCCGGCGGATTTCAATTACCCGAGCAACAACGACTATCGCATCTCCTGGTTCGACTCCGCCAACGCCGAGCTGAACGTGCGCCTCGGCGATAACTGGCGCGCCCGCGCCAACGTCGGCTGGAGCAAATTCAGAATCAGCAACAAGCTCACGGGCCTGGCCGAGTTCACCGTCACGCCTGCCGCTGGCTACCTCGCCACGGCCGGCAAGAACCGCTTCACCTTCCGCGACGAGCTCGCCGCCGACCCGCGCGCCGTGCTGACCGACCCGAGCAAGACGGCCAGCGCGCTACTCACCCGCCGCAAGCGTCTCGAGCAGTCCATGGGAGACTCGCGCGCCTACCAGGCGGAGGTCACCGGCCTGATCGAGGCCGGCTCCGTGAAGTTCCGTCCGCTCTTCGGCGCCTACCTGAACAAGATCGGCAGCGGCAGCTTCCGGCGCGAGACCGCCACCACGCCTCCGTCCACCACGCCGAACTCGGCCACCACCGGCCTGCAGCACTTCCAGCCCTGGAACTACAACGACCCGTCCACCTGGGACCGCACCAGCGACTACGACCTCGCGCTCATCCCCAACATCAACTCCTTCAACGACGCGGAGGGCGAGGAGTCGGCCTACTACGCGCTGCTCAACACCTCCCTGCTGGAGGACCGCCTGATTCTGGTCGGCGGCGCCCGCTACAACAAGACTTGGACCGTCAACACCAACTACCTGCGCACCGTCGTGCCCCCGCTTGGCGACCCGGTCGTGGGCGACAAGTTCGAGGCCAGCGAGACCACGCCGCAGTTCGGCGCCGGCTTCAAGGTGCGGCGCGACCTCCTGCTGTTCGCGAGCTACTCGGAGTCGTTCTTCATCGAGGACCGCTCGCTCACCGCGTGGAATCCCGCCTACAACCCGGCGTTGCCCACCAGCTCGACCAACGCCGTCACGGTCACCACGCCCGCCAAGCCGACCACCGGCAGCGGCTACGAGTTCGGCCTCAAGACCGACTTCCTCGAGGGCCGCGTGTCGTCCACGCTCTCGTGGTTCCACCTCGAGCGCAAGGACCGCGTCCTGCGCTTCCGCCAGACCGCGCCCGACGGTTCCTTCCCGACCCTCACGTCGCAGGGCACGGTGGACCAGAGCGAGGGTTTCGAGTTCGAGGTCACCTGGTCGCCGCGCAACAACTGGCAGATCTTCGCCACGCTGAGCCTGATGGACATCAAGACGATCAAGGCCGAGTTCGCCGCCAACCCGGTTTACAGCGGCAGCACCGATGCCGCCGCGCAGGCCGCCTACCTCGCCGCCTACAACGAGGCGAAGGGACTCATCCTCAACGCCGTGCCCGAGGGCTCGGCCGAGACGCTCGCCACGCTCTGGACGCGCTACACCTTCACCGACGGCCCGCTCAAGAACGTCTGGCTCGGCGGCGGTTTCGTGCACACGGGCGACAAGGCCCAGCGCACGGCCAACCCGACGCTCTTCCTCGAGGCCGACACGATCTTCGACGCCACCATCGGCTACGACTGGAAGGCCGCCGGCGCCAGCTGGAGCGCCACCCTCGCGTGGAAGAACATCGCCGACACCGAATACTTCAACGCCAACCAGTCCCGCGGCAACCCCGGCCGCGTGATGCTCTCGCTCAGCTCGAAGTTCTGA
- a CDS encoding Gfo/Idh/MocA family oxidoreductase, producing the protein MSKKRFAFVGTGGRAISFVEPLVTTYRDHNELVALCDLSPARMAYYNGLLAGDWGYHAVPAYPAASFDAMLRETKPDVVFVCSKDDTHHDYIIRALHAGCDVITEKPLTIDAGKCRAILDAQRATGRSVRVAFNYRWAPFRTKVKELIATGVIGRVRSVNLEYLLDTNHGADYFRRWHASATESGTLLVHKSTHHFDLVNWWLDAIPAQVFAYGDLVFYGKQNAEARGDGALTKYPRYTGEPAAQNDPFRLDLDESEAFRKIYRAGEADSGYIRDQNVFREGIDIYDQMSLNVRYRTGEVLTYSLTCYSPREGMRVTFNGDRGRIEYHEFIGSHMNRAVRPKDFKLEDDRPGQEAEGEWIKVFPHFQTGYVVPMPVIKAAHGGADEILNRSFYTPGAAATDEWGRFAGHEQGAASILVGIAGVESIKRNLPVNLTDLVPLRPEAKKLSELV; encoded by the coding sequence ATGAGCAAGAAACGCTTCGCTTTCGTCGGCACCGGCGGCCGCGCCATCAGTTTCGTCGAACCGCTGGTCACGACCTACCGCGACCACAACGAACTCGTCGCCCTCTGCGACCTGAGCCCGGCCCGCATGGCCTACTACAACGGCCTGCTCGCCGGCGACTGGGGCTACCACGCCGTGCCGGCCTACCCGGCCGCGTCATTCGACGCCATGCTGCGCGAGACGAAGCCCGACGTTGTTTTTGTCTGCTCCAAGGACGACACGCACCACGACTACATCATCCGCGCCCTGCACGCCGGCTGCGACGTCATCACCGAGAAACCCCTGACGATCGACGCCGGAAAATGCCGCGCGATCCTCGACGCCCAGCGCGCGACCGGGCGGAGCGTGCGCGTGGCCTTCAACTACCGCTGGGCGCCGTTCCGCACGAAGGTGAAGGAACTCATCGCCACCGGCGTGATTGGCCGGGTCCGCTCGGTGAACCTCGAATACCTCCTCGATACCAACCACGGCGCCGACTACTTCCGCCGCTGGCACGCCTCTGCCACCGAGTCGGGCACGCTGCTCGTCCACAAGAGCACGCACCACTTCGACCTCGTCAACTGGTGGCTCGACGCCATCCCCGCGCAGGTCTTCGCCTACGGCGACCTCGTGTTCTACGGGAAGCAGAACGCCGAGGCCCGCGGCGACGGCGCGCTTACGAAATACCCGCGCTACACCGGCGAGCCCGCCGCCCAAAACGACCCCTTCCGCCTCGACCTCGACGAAAGCGAGGCCTTCCGGAAGATCTACCGCGCGGGCGAGGCCGACTCCGGCTACATCCGCGACCAAAACGTGTTCCGCGAAGGCATCGACATCTACGACCAGATGTCACTCAACGTCCGCTACCGCACCGGCGAGGTGCTCACCTACTCGCTGACCTGCTACTCGCCGCGCGAGGGCATGCGCGTGACCTTCAACGGCGACCGCGGCCGCATCGAATACCACGAGTTCATCGGCTCGCACATGAACCGCGCCGTCCGGCCCAAGGACTTCAAACTCGAGGACGACCGCCCCGGTCAGGAAGCCGAGGGCGAGTGGATCAAGGTCTTCCCGCATTTCCAGACCGGCTACGTCGTGCCCATGCCCGTCATCAAGGCCGCCCACGGCGGCGCCGACGAGATTCTCAACCGCTCCTTCTATACGCCCGGTGCCGCTGCAACCGACGAATGGGGCCGCTTCGCCGGCCACGAGCAGGGCGCCGCCTCGATTCTCGTCGGCATCGCCGGCGTGGAGTCCATCAAGCGCAACCTGCCCGTGAATCTCACCGACCTCGTCCCGCTCCGCCCCGAGGCGAAGAAGCTCAGCGAGTTGGTGTAA
- a CDS encoding hydroxyacid dehydrogenase, which translates to MNRRPAVFAAVTDAELLEFLPEPLLGEVRALAGSFTACDPTAGSVEDFHAALAAANPEVLVGGWKTPALPATLPPNLRYVCYLCGSVRRLVTRPQLEAGLTVTNWGGSISRIVAEWALFHILSCLRRATYWTIAMHHEGAWKNGGSETASLFGRRVGLHGFGQIARELVQLLRPFGTPIMAFAPDVTPGTAPGLGLACAGSLEELFAENDIIVELAPLNDSTRGIVREEHLRLVRPGGVFVNVGRGAVVDEAALLRVAQEGRIQIGLDVYTVEPLPADSPFRGLRNVTLTPHIAGPTTDRRRDAGAFALANLRAYCTGRPLQAVVTPEVYDTAT; encoded by the coding sequence ATGAACCGCCGCCCTGCTGTCTTCGCCGCCGTCACCGACGCGGAACTCCTCGAATTCCTGCCCGAGCCCCTGCTCGGCGAGGTGCGCGCCCTCGCGGGCAGCTTCACCGCCTGCGACCCGACCGCGGGCTCCGTCGAAGACTTCCATGCCGCTCTCGCCGCGGCCAATCCCGAGGTGCTGGTCGGCGGCTGGAAAACCCCGGCGCTGCCCGCCACCCTGCCGCCGAACCTCCGCTACGTGTGCTACCTCTGCGGCTCCGTGCGCCGGCTCGTCACGCGCCCGCAGCTCGAGGCGGGCCTCACCGTTACCAACTGGGGCGGCTCGATCAGCCGCATCGTGGCCGAGTGGGCGCTGTTCCACATCCTGTCCTGCCTGCGGCGCGCCACCTACTGGACCATCGCGATGCACCACGAGGGCGCGTGGAAAAACGGCGGCAGCGAAACCGCCTCGCTCTTCGGCCGGCGCGTGGGCCTGCACGGCTTCGGCCAGATCGCGCGCGAGCTCGTGCAGCTGCTGCGTCCCTTCGGCACGCCGATCATGGCCTTCGCGCCGGACGTCACGCCGGGCACCGCTCCCGGCCTCGGCCTCGCCTGCGCCGGTTCGCTGGAGGAACTCTTTGCCGAGAACGACATCATCGTGGAACTCGCCCCCCTCAACGACTCCACCCGCGGCATCGTGCGCGAGGAGCACCTGCGTCTCGTCCGTCCGGGCGGCGTGTTCGTCAATGTCGGCCGCGGCGCCGTGGTGGACGAGGCCGCGCTGCTTCGCGTGGCCCAGGAGGGACGCATCCAGATCGGGCTCGACGTCTATACGGTCGAGCCGCTGCCCGCCGACTCGCCGTTCCGCGGCCTGCGCAACGTCACGCTCACGCCGCACATCGCCGGCCCGACCACTGACCGCCGCCGTGACGCCGGGGCCTTCGCCCTCGCCAACCTGCGCGCCTATTGCACCGGCCGGCCCTTGCAGGCCGTCGTCACGCCCGAGGTTTACGACACAGCCACCTGA
- a CDS encoding DUF2264 domain-containing protein, translating into MLPASYRHWQDAARRLLEPLAALMQPGRADLPIAGAPSDHDAQADRLESFARPLVLAAFWLQSVPRPEDAALREKTAAWFRAGLALGTDPTSPHYWGPDASYHQHHVEMGLMAIGLQLAPRDLWEPLPAATKAQVVRWFATCRGGGIVNNNHLFMSVHILEFLRTLGAAHRTDAAVVTAHLNQLETMHRGGGWFEDGINQAYDHYNAYAFHFYGLMWAHLHGATDAKRAQRWRDWARLFVADYAHFFAASGEHPAFGRSITYRFNGLNVFGLALAENCTDLAPGLLRRLCTRNLDFFLARPIYTAQGALASGFTDVFPKIIEPYSAPASPYWAAKGFTPLLLPPEHAFWTEPEQPLPAERGFVRVMPAPGLVTRSTPDGEVEILNAGSMVGNTQLRYGAWKWSKLSYRTGVHFTYAFPEISNVSCDSALTQQLDDDRVFGRHSTVAVELDADHLGYSWNMGFKTGQVNTSVETFVFWRAGWLLHVHCYEARQPVVLRLGGFALPLTQVEPALRAGLNPAGSTGSTLAFFSPDNRGTVLQLLAGTATPDWDQRLDDATERRHVAAPYHVTPVFTTPRHSGAGVLVALSWSGSDRTEGDAWVIVTAAAGEWTLAHPKLGGWIVRHWSLPAFT; encoded by the coding sequence ATGCTGCCTGCATCATACCGTCATTGGCAGGACGCCGCTCGCCGGCTGCTCGAGCCGCTCGCTGCGCTGATGCAACCCGGTCGCGCGGACCTGCCGATCGCGGGCGCGCCGTCCGACCACGACGCGCAGGCGGACCGGCTGGAATCCTTCGCCCGCCCGCTCGTGCTCGCCGCCTTCTGGCTGCAATCGGTCCCGCGGCCCGAGGACGCCGCGCTGCGCGAGAAAACCGCCGCGTGGTTCCGCGCCGGTCTCGCCCTCGGCACCGATCCCACTTCGCCGCATTACTGGGGCCCCGACGCCAGCTACCACCAGCACCACGTCGAGATGGGCCTCATGGCCATCGGGCTGCAACTCGCTCCGCGCGACCTGTGGGAGCCATTGCCCGCCGCGACCAAGGCGCAGGTGGTGCGCTGGTTCGCGACCTGCCGCGGCGGCGGCATCGTCAACAACAACCACCTGTTCATGTCGGTGCACATCCTGGAATTCCTGCGCACCCTGGGCGCCGCGCACCGCACCGACGCCGCCGTCGTCACGGCGCATCTCAACCAGCTTGAGACGATGCACCGCGGCGGCGGCTGGTTCGAGGACGGCATCAACCAGGCCTACGACCACTACAACGCCTACGCCTTCCACTTCTACGGCCTGATGTGGGCCCACCTCCACGGAGCAACCGACGCGAAACGCGCCCAACGCTGGCGCGACTGGGCGCGGCTCTTCGTCGCCGACTACGCGCACTTCTTCGCCGCCAGCGGCGAGCACCCGGCCTTCGGCCGCTCCATCACCTACCGGTTCAACGGCCTCAACGTCTTCGGCCTCGCGCTCGCGGAAAACTGCACCGATCTCGCGCCCGGGCTGCTGCGCCGGCTCTGCACGCGCAACCTCGACTTCTTCCTCGCGCGGCCGATCTACACGGCCCAAGGCGCGCTCGCCTCGGGTTTCACCGACGTTTTTCCGAAAATCATCGAACCCTACTCCGCGCCGGCCTCGCCCTACTGGGCGGCCAAGGGTTTCACCCCGCTCCTGCTGCCGCCGGAGCATGCGTTCTGGACGGAACCCGAGCAACCGCTGCCGGCGGAGCGCGGCTTTGTGCGCGTGATGCCCGCGCCGGGCCTCGTCACCCGCAGCACGCCGGATGGCGAGGTCGAGATCCTCAACGCCGGCTCCATGGTCGGCAACACCCAGCTCCGCTACGGCGCGTGGAAATGGAGCAAGCTCAGCTACCGCACCGGCGTCCACTTCACCTACGCCTTCCCGGAAATCTCGAACGTCTCCTGCGACAGCGCGCTCACGCAGCAGCTCGACGACGACCGCGTTTTCGGACGCCACTCAACCGTCGCGGTCGAGCTGGACGCCGACCACCTCGGCTATTCCTGGAACATGGGTTTCAAGACGGGCCAGGTGAACACCAGCGTCGAGACCTTCGTCTTCTGGCGCGCCGGCTGGCTGCTGCACGTCCACTGCTACGAGGCCCGCCAACCCGTGGTGCTCCGTCTCGGCGGTTTCGCCCTGCCGCTCACCCAGGTGGAGCCCGCGCTCCGCGCGGGCTTAAATCCAGCCGGAAGCACCGGCTCCACGCTCGCCTTCTTCTCGCCCGACAATCGCGGCACCGTCCTGCAACTCCTCGCTGGCACCGCCACGCCCGACTGGGACCAGCGGCTCGACGACGCCACCGAGCGCCGCCACGTCGCCGCGCCGTATCATGTGACGCCCGTCTTTACCACGCCCCGCCACTCGGGCGCGGGCGTGCTGGTCGCGCTCAGCTGGAGCGGCTCCGACCGCACCGAGGGTGATGCCTGGGTGATTGTGACCGCCGCGGCGGGCGAGTGGACCCTCGCCCATCCGAAACTGGGAGGGTGGATCGTGCGTCACTGGTCGTTGCCGGCTTTTACCTAA